The Acidobacteriota bacterium genome includes a region encoding these proteins:
- a CDS encoding polymer-forming cytoskeletal protein, with protein sequence MSLEHTLSDPPDQLNKRAFIGNSIVIKGDVSGDQDLVVHGRIEGTVSLPGYSITVGHDGLVKGDMIAKVIRIEGTVEGELQGEDKILLDRSAKVRGKITSPRVALEDGCRFSGGIHMTGVGERDAE encoded by the coding sequence ATGTCTTTAGAACACACCTTGTCTGATCCCCCCGATCAACTCAATAAACGGGCTTTCATCGGGAATTCAATCGTCATCAAGGGGGATGTGAGCGGCGATCAGGATCTGGTCGTCCATGGCCGCATCGAAGGAACGGTGTCGCTCCCCGGATACAGCATCACCGTGGGCCATGATGGCCTAGTCAAAGGCGACATGATCGCCAAGGTGATTCGGATCGAGGGTACTGTGGAAGGAGAACTTCAGGGTGAAGACAAAATTCTTCTAGATCGATCCGCAAAGGTTCGAGGCAAAATCACCTCCCCCCGAGTCGCTCTGGAAGATGGATGCCGGTTTAGCGGTGGCATCCACATGACTGGCGTTGGGGAGCGCGATGCTGAATAA